A region of the Hydra vulgaris chromosome 12, alternate assembly HydraT2T_AEP genome:
caaatatttttataattataccTTGCAATTCTTGTGTTAGTTAAAACACCAATGGCTAACTTGCCATTTATGTTTCAATAAACCAAGCTCCATAAAGAccattaagtaataaaaaaacatagcaGTAAATATCTCCAAGTCGAGTGGACAAGGAGGAATCTTTGGAAATTGTAGAATTTAAAAAGGAAGGTGAGATAATAAATAGCTTTAGCAATAAATTAGGCATGCCATTGGagtataaatcttttaatttcaagtCTAAACCAAGTTGCACATAGCTCAATGATGTGTTTGTACTAGTTTCTGGTGCATAAACTAAATGCTTGGATTTGGCAAGTACGATATATGTATAAAGAGCATTTATATTGgagtttttctgtttatttttttgttcttatatatcttataaaaataaaataatattgtttaataaaattaaaatattaataaaacttctaaATAATGAGTACAAGTAAATGCAAgaactactttttattaatttaaaacttactttttattaatttaaaacttacagtttatttaatttttctgatttaattttttttcagaaaagatcatttgtaaaaatatatagttattatttactcttttttttttttatagttatttactcaattttaaactataaaataaattacacagCAGAATGAAGTAAATTGGGAAGTATCCATGGAgctgaaattattaaaacatgataaaaataatatgaaagcTAGACCCCCAAACTTATTTTATGGAAGTAAAAAGCCCAGGTTAATGAAATGTTTTGATCCTCTTCAGAAGTATGATGAAAACAGTAGTCTTTTTACAAGGCCTGAATTACAAACTTCAACAGAAAATCTACCAGTTTCTGAGTATGTCTCTGACATAAGTTCCAAAACAGAAAGATATCCAGAAAAAGAGTGTTGTACTTGTCCTACATTGGCTAACATTCATGAGACTATTGATATATCTTCACCTGTCAGAAGATCTTCTTCTCTTCACTCTTCAAGTACTAACGGTTCAGattctgaaaaaagttttactttagcTGTagttaatgaaaacaaaactgCTGCTATATCTTTATCACCTATAGcaagtaatttaaaatgtgataaaagcctgtattcaaaaaaaaaatttatctgttGTAAtgacaactttaaaaatgagGAATCAAACTCATTGTCTTCAAGTAAATTAAAATCCAAACAAAGAACAATATCCAGTTATTTCAATCAATCTTCAGCTCCAGCTAAAGAAAATAGTCAATCATCACCTAATTCTCATTCCAATAACAAAAATCTTGATTATTCAGCTAAATTATTCCACCAAGTTCTACTTAAACCCTGCAAAACCGAAAACACtcaaatgtttgtaaaattagtataaatttacatatatttttttaatagattatgAAAATATGTGTGAAAGTTTgaacttttacaaatatagtattttcattttgatattttttaattttttgaattagtaCCTTCACGCCATTTGACTTACAGCTATCACCTGGAGAAAAGCGTAAAAGTTTACCTAAAAAGCTTACTCCAAAGAAATGTATAACTAATAATTCTGGAAAAGAACAAACTTACATAGTTAGTCatcattttatctttaatatattagttattattattgatactattattttattattattattattacatattgtTTTTCTTGTGGTTGCCACTATCCTAATATATTTGCAcacttaaagtttaaaaatgctgacatttaaagttttttagaaaagtaagaaagaaaaaaagagtaagaaaaaaaaaaaaaaaaggtttttttttgctgtaataAAAGTCTTTTATACCTAGATGAAACCTGCTCAAAATCTCAGTtaatgtatgtactaaagcccTAGCAACTccctatttcagtatgatgaaTTTATGCTAAGCTAAGTATGCAAAGATATTCCATaaacaacaaaagttatttttaaaaatttattggttCCTATTCCATaaacaacaaaagttattttaaaaaatttattggttcctattgatttcaaaaaaattaagtagttAATGGTCCGAAAATACAAAAGATAAtttgtatattataattattttaaaaattccataAAAGAATTTTTGGTACCCCTTACACCTGTTTTTAGAATACGGTTTGCTTTTTTGCATGAGATAAGAAGAATggttggtattttattttttgataaaaactttaataggttttattatttgGGTGGTTGGGGGTAGCagatattactttttaattgtaaatttataatatataatagtttgataatttcatatttaatttaattttttttaagatttttcagccaagattttattttttgtctttaaacttaaacaataaTCAGCCACAACCAGTGATTATTAgctttatatacatatattgactatatatgcgtatattaactttatgtatattattaactTCATATACAGCtagtattttttacttattta
Encoded here:
- the LOC101239412 gene encoding N-acetyltransferase ESCO2 isoform X4, giving the protein MELKLLKHDKNNMKARPPNLFYGSKKPRLMKCFDPLQKYDENSSLFTRPELQTSTENLPVSEYVSDISSKTERYPEKECCTCPTLANIHETIDISSPVRRSSSLHSSSTNGSDSEKSFTLAVVNENKTAAISLSPIASNLKCDKSLYSKKKFICCNDNFKNEESNSLSSSKLKSKQRTISSYFNQSSAPAKENSQSSPNSHSNNKNLDYSAKLFHQVLLKPCKTENTQITFTPFDLQLSPGEKRKSLPKKLTPKKCITNNSGKEQTYIDLGQKNFGHVTCTICGMVYTKSQVDDETQHAKYHEKLVQKLKFPGWKNERVVQEFYDGRIILVKSSDNHLHQKKLLDIKDIVDTELGFTKNQNTNSSDQQVYLFISAKKIVGYAVALPICKAFPIILTTEISSPESACGAPTTSWCCSIEPVPAVCGISRIWVFSQNRRQNIATRIVDCIRSYTRWSYFC
- the LOC101239412 gene encoding N-acetyltransferase ESCO2 isoform X3; amino-acid sequence: MELKLLKHDKNNMKARPPNLFYGSKKPRLMKCFDPLQKYDENSSLFTRPELQTSTENLPVSEYVSDISSKTERYPEKECCTCPTLANIHETIDISSPVRRSSSLHSSSTNGSDSEKSFTLAVVNENKTAAISLSPIASNLKCDKSLYSKKKFICCNDNFKNEESNSLSSSKLKSKQRTISSYFNQSSAPAKENSQSSPNSHSNNKNLDYSAKLFHQVLLKPCKTENTQITFTPFDLQLSPGEKRKSLPKKLTPKKCITNNSGKEQTYIDLGQKNFGHVTCTICGMVYTKSQVDDETQHAKYHEKLVQKLKFPGWKNERVVQEFYDGRIILVKSSDNHLHQKKLLDIKDIVDTELGFTKNQNTNSSDQQVYLFISAKKIVGYAVALPICKAFPIILTTEISSPESACGAPTTSWCCSIEPVPAVCGISRIWVFSQNRRQNIATRIVDCIRHNFLYGCVISKNKIAFSDPTPDGRIFAEKYIEDPRILVFR